In Lodderomyces elongisporus chromosome 1, complete sequence, a genomic segment contains:
- the cbc1 gene encoding Nuclear cap-binding protein subunit 1 (BUSCO:EOG09260PI1) — MEFGSSNKRSRDDFEQDQGFGGSSGPTHAREHHQHPHQHLHPNPSSTSSLYESKRQRIDPAQELINNVCKDIRRLGENPNVAAQVDDVNYISNPIVAEFEKIDTLRNAILSTIYAIIVEQPHKINAISNMVFICNAKNFVIAKYVIEYLHTKIQILLDSVNGVVDVSHEKREDAGVFNNIKSILKFLSVLSPIIDDYAIINVYSQFLQFAIDLQTQTGQEKRNGIAQEIFYNTLVAMPYLLSNDKSEEVKGHLNDLIELAGKFPIVEPETNKLIQPFDSKMDNLDIPYTPKKLVDLILPSLKALQTNDWELKLFLDFEPFLEPIIKNALENNAVAKEIVKHKLPQFSLPTFDKVQAYKSKHKESIDNVWKQNSRLLFQVYNQNTEFETVPPIETYTGLFFKDLAFDILTNLSFNKNEASIQLSVLDLFFDSDLFAPLGTSIDQLTMIDADNKSGENDPPLSTWKIEDVAVESILTMIFQLPRTLHREIYYYTVLIACCKESPESMAPVFGRAIRYFYANLQTLDYELKIRFLDWMTTQISNFEFSWKWEEWVKDSQQYSQLKYHPKKNFIKNLIAKEIRLSNKKRIRESFVDVIDGNVVNFEEFYQYLDISMFANAKDYILSYDSALYGDSAEIKDLLSSLYDEKQALLSAKSNPSYQEEIFFNFTNPRLPLHATGSRTYEFIMSHHKSNKDFSELYKSILDDVNKLNEEASQSLGGNNGETKETEETRETDETEATKETDETDKTKQQQQQQQQQQQSQHLEALIPEPVKFAINLIMQSYCYIGSRSIYSEVSILSRDADKLKYLSGQPIEPKTTAPVSLVEGETEFENLDLTEEDVQNRQNWIIDSIFRIWVHQPQVVFLILENLIEFGVIKPEFLLAKAFKSNLIIDNVSCMESVNRILENSKPAVLKQGIAVLFKTIVARLNELELGVDEIVNIDELDSSNAERVDKQWLFYEYLGLLKSYFRKFIKQQDFDENGGSDGAAANDEEANKDFIENIKSIFNDIQNIPTRINILSWFSELEV, encoded by the coding sequence ATGGAATTTGGCTCTTCCAACAAAAGATCGCGTGATGATTTTGAACAAGACCAAGGTTTCGGTGGATCACTGGGCCCTACACATGCACGTGAACACCATCAACACCCACACCAGCACTTGCATCCGAACCCGAGTTCAACCTCTAGCCTCTACGAATCCAAGAGACAGCGCATTGACCCGGCTCAAGAATTAATCAACAATGTCTGTAAAGACATCAGAAGACTTGGAGAGAATCCAAATGTTGCAGCACAAGTTGACGATGTCAACTACATTTCGAATCCAATTGTCGCTGAATTTGAGAAAATTGATACTTTGCGTAATGCCATCTTGTCGACTATATATGCAATAATTGTTGAACAACCACATAAGATTAATGCTATTAGCAATATGGTTTTCATTTGTAACGCAAAAAACTTTGTGATTGCCAAATACGTGATTGAGTATTTGCATACCAAGATTCAGATCTTATTAGACTCTGTCAATGGAGTCGTTGATGTAAGTCACGAAAAGAGGGAAGATGCTGGAgttttcaacaacatcaagaGTATCTTAAAATTCTTGAGTGTGCTCTCGCCTATTATTGATGACTATGCTATAATCAATGTCTATTCTcagtttttgcaatttgcaaTTGACTTGCAAACGCAAACGGggcaagaaaaaagaaacggTATTGCCCAAGAGATTTTTTACAATACATTGGTAGCCATGCCTTATTTGTTGAGCAATGACAAGTCTGAAGAAGTCAAAGGTCACTTGAACGATTTGATTGAGTTGGCAGGTAAGTTCCCCATTGTAGAAccagaaacaaataaattgaTACAACCGTTTGATTCAAAGATGGATAACTTGGATATTCCATATACACCAAAGAAATTAGTTGACTTGATACTCCCGTCATTGAAAGCTTTGCAAACAAATGACTGggaattgaaattgtttcTCGATTTTGAGCCATTCTTGGAGCCTATAATCAAAAATGCTTTGGAAAATAATGCCGTTGCCAAAGAAATTGTAAAACACAAGTTGCCACAATTTTCCTTGCCAACCTTTGACAAAGTCCAAGCTTACAAGTCCAAACACAAAGAAAGTATTGATAATGTATGGAAACAAAATCTGAGGCTATTGTTTCAAGTATACAATCAAAATACCGAGTTTGAGACCGTGCCACCAATTGAAACATACACTGGCTTATTTTTCAAGGACTTGGCATTTGATATTTTGACTAACCTCTCGTTTAATAAAAACGAAGCCTCGATCCAGCTTTCCGTGTTGGATTTGTTCTTTGATAGTGATTTGTTTGCCCCATTAGGAACGTCTATTGACCAGCTCACAATGATTGATGCTGATAACAAAAGTGGGGAGAATGATCCTCCTTTATCTACATGGAAGATTGAAGATGTTGCTGTCGAAAGTATTTTGACGATGATTTTCCAACTTCCGCGTACCTTGCACAGAGAAATTTATTACTATACTGTCTTGATTGCATGTTGTAAGGAGAGCCCCGAATCTATGGCTCCCGTTTTTGGTAGAGCTATTCGTTACTTTTATGCAAACTTGCAAACATTGGACTATGAGTTGAAAATACGTTTTTTGGATTGGATGACAACGCAAATCTCAAATTTTGAATTCAGTTGGAAATGGGAAGAGTGGGTTAAAGACTCGCAACAATACTCACAGTTGAAATATCatccaaaaaagaactttATCAAAAATCTCATTGCAAAGGAAATTAGActttcaaacaaaaagagaatcaGGGAAagttttgttgatgttattgACGGCAACGTTGTTAATTTCGAGGAGTTTTACCAATATTTGGATATTTCAATGTTTGCCAATGCCAAGGACTATATACTAAGCTACGACTCTGCTTTATACGGAGATCTGGCAGAAATAAAGGACTTGTTGAGTAGCCTTTATGATGAGAAACAAGCTCTATTGCTGGCGAAATCAAATCCTAGTTACCAAGAAGAgatatttttcaatttcacgAATCCGAGATTACCATTGCATGCAACTGGTCTGAGGACTTATGAATTTATTATGTCTCATCATAAATCCAATAAGGATTTTAGCGAGCTTTACAAGTCCATATTAGACGATGTAAACAAGCTTAATGAGGAAGCTTCACAATCACTTGGTGGGAACAATGGAGAAACTAAAGAGACTGAAGAAACTCGAGAAACTGACGAAACTGAGGCAACTAAAGAGACTGACGAAACTGACAAAAccaagcagcagcagcagcaacaacaacaacaacaacaatcacaacaCCTTGAGGCTTTGATCCCAGAACCAGTGAAATTTGCTATCAACTTAATCATGCAATCATATTGTTATATCGGTTCAAGATCGATATATTCCGAAGTGAGTATTTTGAGCAGAGATGCAGATAAATTAAAGTACCTTAGCGGACAACCGATTGAACCCAAAACCACTGCGCCGGTATCTCTTGTTGAAGGAGAAACagagtttgaaaatttaGATTTGACAGAAGAGGACGTACAGAATCGTCAAAACTGGATCATTGACTCGATATTCCGGATTTGGGTGCATCAGCCACAAGTtgtgtttttgattttagAAAACTTGATTGAGTTTGGTGTAATCAAGCCCGAATTTTTACTTGCTAAAGCTTTCAAGTCAAACCTAATTATCGATAATGTTTCTTGTATGGAGTCTGTAAACCgaattttggaaaacagTAAACCTGCAGTGTTGAAGCAAGGAATTGCAGTGTTATTCAAGACTATTGTTGCCAGATTGAATGAATTGGAGTTGGGGGTTGACGAAATTGTCAACATTGATGAGCTTGATTCTAGTAATGCTGAAAGGGTTGATAAACAATGGTTGTTTTACGAATACCTCGGTTTATTAAAATCATATTTTAGAAAATTCATTAAGCAACAAGATTTTGATGAGAATGGTGGCAGTGATGGAGCTGCTGctaatgatgaagaagcgAACAAGGACTTTATTGAAAACATCAAGTCAATATTCAATGACATACAAAACATACCTACCAGGATCAATATTCTTTCCTGGTTTAGTGAATTGGAAGTATAA
- the APS3 gene encoding Sigma-adaptin 3A (BUSCO:EOG09265FGA), translating to MIHSVLIFNNDGVPRLMKFYTKVDVHTQRLLLQQVHQLISVRTNQDCSFITPPKLLEDIDDIKVIYRHYATLYFVFIVDDQESELGILDLIQVFVECLDKCFTNVCELDLVFGWQVLQTVLEEIVQGGMVIDTNIGRIVAAVDEANSQKSNNASGGGGAFAGARGNLSQSILSSLSRDRGFWSRG from the exons ATGATACACTCGGTCTTGATTT TCAACAATGATGGTGTTCCGAGGTTAATGAAGTTTTATACGAAAGTCGACGTCCATACACAACGCTTATTGTTGCAACAGGTACACCAACTCATATCTGTGCGAACTAACCAGGATTGCTCGTTCATCACGCCTCCAAAGTTATTAGAAgatattgatgatatcAAGGTGATTTATCGACATTATGCAACGCTTTACTTTGTGTTTATCGTTGATGATCAAGAGTCGGAGCTCGGCATTTTAGACTTGATCCAGGTATTTGTCGAGTGTCTAGACAAATGCTTCACCAATGTTTGTGAGTTGGATTTGGTATTTGGATGGCAAGTGTTGCAAACTGTTTTGGAAGAAATTGTCCAAGGAGGCATGGTTATTGACACAAATATAGGCAGAATAGTGGCAGCAGTTGACGAAGCTAATAGCCAAAAAAGCAATAATGCCTCTGGGGGAGGAGGTGCTTTCGCAGGCGCTCGTGGTAACCTCAGCCAAAGTATTCTACTGTCGCTATCAAGAGATCGTGGGTTTTGGAGTAGAGGTTAA
- the CDC42 gene encoding Rho GTPase produces MQTIKCVVVGDGAVGKTCLLISYTTSKFPADYVPTVFDNYAVTVMIGDEPFTLGLFDTAGQEDYDRLRPLSYPSTDVFLVCFSVISPASFENVKEKWFPEVHHHCPGVPCLIVGTQTDLRNDDVILQRLQRQKLQPITQDQGEKLAKELRAVKYVECSALTQRGLKTVFDEAIVAALEPPVIKKSKKCTIL; encoded by the coding sequence ATGCAGACAATAAAGTGTGTCGTAGTAGGAGATGGTGCTGTTGGAAAGACATGTCTTTTGATCTCATACACAACCTCAAAATTCCCAGCAGACTATGTTCCCACAGTGTTTGACAATTATGCCGTGACCGTAATGATTGGAGACGAGCCATTCACATTGGGTTTATTCGATACTGCAGGACAAGAAGATTACGATAGGTTAAGACCTTTATCGTACCCATCCACCGATGTCTTTTTGGTCTGTTTCTCCGTTATATCACCAGCCTCCTTTGAAAACGTCAAGGAGAAGTGGTTTCCTGAAGTCCACCACCACTGTCCTGGAGTTCCATGCTTGATTGTAGGAACCCAAACAGACTTGAGAAATGATGATGTTATATTGCAAAGGttacaaagacaaaaattACAACCTATTACTCAGGATCAAGGCGAGAAATTGGCAAAGGAATTAAGGGCAGTCAAGTATGTCGAGTGTTCGGCATTGACTCAAAGAGGATTGAAAACCGTGTTTGACGAAGCTATCGTAGCTGCTTTGGAACCGCCTGTGATTaagaaaagtaagaaaTGTACAATCCTATAg
- the CBP4 gene encoding assembly factor cbp4: MAEKPLWYRWARVYFAGGCLVGLGVVLYKTIRPTDEELISRFSPEIRAEYERNKELRQKEQQRLMEIVKKTSASTDPIWKTGPIGSPLEKDQRNLSMQLVDQELFHKTKEEEKQKAEINKSVEESKEVERLLRENKNQKSWWKFW; this comes from the coding sequence ATGGCAGAGAAACCACTTTGGTATCGTTGGGCAAGAGTTTATTTTGCAGGTGGGTGTTTAGTTGGGTTAGGTGTGGTGCTATACAAAACGATCCGCCCAACAGACGAGGAACTTATATCGCGATTTTCCCCAGAAATTCGTGCGGAATATGAACGTAATAAAGAATTGAGGCAAAAAGAGCAACAGCGGTTGATGGAAATTGTCAAGAAAACTTCAGCATCGACTGACCCCATATGGAAAACTGGACCCATCGGCTCACCATTAGAAAAAGACCAGCGAAACTTAAGCATGCAATTAGTGGATCAAGAATTGTTCCATAAAACtaaagaagaggagaaaCAGAAAGCCGAAATTAACAAGAGTGTTgaagaaagcaaagaagTAGAAAGGTTGTTACGGGAAAACAAGAATCAAAAGAGCTGGTGGAAGTTTTGGTAG
- the UPC2 gene encoding transcription factor → MKELLARPTDCLSSQYMENSLKQSSISNTANVKHQAKARDASPGAQPSVIPGKSRSSTGKRKFHSKSRHGCSTCKKRRVKCDEQKPICGNCTKLKLDCGYQHDLEHLQDRTSQDPPLKKPKTTKKNKKNSTSNDDVNVKDEIQPVRKDSSVSASAASFSSVSQTSSRSNSYDYISRPEELDTSFIPQQQEQQQQQSQSPQQQATPSLTPSPNLFMNNSSNNGSSNKTNENVNLNRSMANLAQTFSNPLSALSSGLLNAGNLNNLNLAQLVNNISGFGGDMSNLGSLMNLGNLATLAQLPIDLNNLSGLAASFASQNPRNAGLMESISASLLNSGSNTMGSSNISNQGLASEQAQAQAQTQAQTQEQGQSNMQNTLQSQRNTSNNPMDPSLSFQGQGSPTTSFNIGESLNPASHDIPAGSALPKGAPSSSSSMNSHIPAGVPFGADTTLFAQQPQLSNTSTTLNMQDLKLMFHYTSQVANTITGAGISETNIWLRDIPMLAFEHPFLMHSLLAFSATHLSRTEKGLDQCVTSHRGDALRLLREAVLNINAENTDALVASALILIMDSLANASFPSSTSPQSLPASAWIFHVKGAATILTAVWPLTEASRFYKFISVDLGDLGDIINQKTHLNQANVGSGDVSSSSSSSSHRTYTDLECHDADIADLFPVEINSPYLITLAYLNKLHKERYKSDFILRIFAFPALLDKQFMGMLMSGDVKAMRIMRSYYKLLRSFTMEMKDKVWFLEGVAQVLPSNVEEYAGGAGGMHMMMDFLGGGPDIANEYGEEFQDEPYTSKTADSSGFHDGELHESMAHSDVNSVYNNDENNDSKNGDKDNNNNDDNNDDDNNNNNNNNNNNNNNNNNENNDDDSDDSDDSDDNDNDENDNNVEFDNVKGILNDNGSRQNSTKHYNSISNDKINDNKRISTEFSDAKMSSRMRRKNSVLVSGVSPAPLVPIANLMSPSVALTNPDNLPSDITSELELMQGDHAFIGLK, encoded by the coding sequence ATGAAGGAGCTTTTAGCTCGTCCTACAGACTGTCTATCATCACAGTACATGGAAAACTCCTTGAAACAACTGAGCATATCAAACACGGCAAATGTGAAGCACCAAGCAAAGGCAAGAGACGCTTCGCCAGGAGCACAACCACTGGTCATTCCCGGAAAATCTAGATCATCTACGGGGAAACGTAAATTCCATCTGAAGTCTAGACATGGCTGTTCCACGTGCAAGAAACGACGCGTGAAATGTGATGAGCAAAAACCGATTTGTGGGAATTGCaccaaattgaaattaGATTGTGGTTATCAACACGACTTAGAGCATTTACAAGATCGAACAAGTCAGGATCCTCCTttaaagaaaccaaaaaccactaagaagaacaaaaagaatagtacaagtaatgatgatgttaATGTAAAGGATGAAATTCAACCGGTAAGAAAGGATAGCTCTGTTTCAGCTTCAGCagcatctttttcttctgtttcGCAAACAAGTTCGCGAAGTAATAGTTATGATTACATCAGTCGACCTGAGGAGCTAGATACTTCATTCATTCCTCAACAAcaggaacaacaacaacaacaactgcaatcccctcaacaacaagcaacaccatcactTACACCTAGTCCAAACCTTTTCAtgaacaacagcagcaacaacggTAGTAGTAACAAAACCAATGAGAACGTCAATCTAAACAGAAGCATGGCAAACCTTGCCCAAACTTTTAGTAATCCATTAAGTGCACTTTCTTCGGGATTACTTAATGCCGGAAATTTGAACAACTTAAACCTAGCACAATTGGTGAATAATATATCTGGTTTCGGAGGAGATATGAGTAATTTAGGTAGTCTCATGAATTTGGGCAATTTGGCCACTTTGGCTCAATTACCTATTGATTTGAACAATTTGAGTGGATTGGCCGCAAGCTTTGCTTCACAGAATCCGAGAAATGCGGGGTTGATGGAGAGTATATCGGCAAGTTTACTTAATTCCGGAAGCAACACTATGGGATCTTCAAATATTTCTAATCAAGGGCTAGCGTCTGAACAAGCACAGGCACAAGCTCAAACACAAGCTCAAACTCAGGAACAAGGGCAATCAAATATGCAAAATACGTTACAAAGTCAAAGAAACACTTCTAACAACCCGATGGACCCATCTTTGAGTTTCCAAGGCCAAGGGTCTCCAACAACATCATTCAACATAGGCGAGTCTTTAAACCCCGCGAGTCATGACATTCCAGCTGGTTCGGCGTTACCTAAAGGTGCACCATCTTCTTCGTCCTCAATGAATCTGCACATACCAGCTGGTGTACCTTTTGGTGCAGATACAACCCTTTTTGCGCAACAGCCACAATTGAGCAATACAAGTACTACACTCAACATGCAAGATCTCAAATTGATGTTTCACTATACTTCTCAAGTCGCCAATACAATCACCGGTGCCGGGATATCGGAAACAAATATTTGGTTGCGAGACATTCCCATGCTTGCGTTTGAGCACCCATTTCTCATGCATTCGTTATTGGCATTTAGTGCGACTCATTTATCAAGGACTGAAAAAGGATTAGATCAATGTGTCACTTCACATCGAGGTGATGCTTTAAGGCTTCTTAGGGAAGCTGTGTTGAATATAAATGCAGAAAATACAGATGCCCTCGTTGCAAGTGCATTGATACTCATAATGGACTCCTTGGCAAATGCATCCTTTCCCTCGTCTACTTCCCCTCAATCTTTACCAGCACTGGCATGGATATTCCACGTGAAAGGTGCTGCTACTATATTGACGGCGGTGTGGCCGCTCACAGAAGCATCAAGATTTTATAAATTCATCAGTGTGGATTTGGGTGATTTGGGTGATATCATTAACCAAAAGACACACTTGAATCAAGCGAATGTTGGCTCCGGTGAtgtttcatcatcatcatcatcatcatcgcaTCGAACATATACTGATCTCGAGTGCCATGATGCGGACATTGCCGATTTGTTTCCTGTGGAAATCAACTCGCCATATTTAATTACTTTGGCGTATTTGAATAAGCTTCATAAAGAAAGATACAAGTCTGATTTTATTCTACGGATATTTGCATTTCCCGCGTTATTAGACAAGCAATTTATGGGAATGTTGATGTCTGGGGATGTTAAAGCCATGAGAATAATGAGATCATACTATAAGTTGTTACGATCATTTACGATGGAGATGAAAGATAAggtttggtttttggaaGGTGTTGCCCAGGTGTTGCCTTCAAATGTAGAGGAGTATGCAGGAGGAGCAGGTGGTATGCATATGATGATGGATTTTCTTGGAGGTGGACCCGATATTGCCAACGAGTATGGCGAAGAGTTTCAAGATGAGCCGTATACCCTGAAAACCGCAGACAGCAGCGGGTTTCATGATGGAGAACTTCATGAAAGTATGGCACATAGTGATGTGAATAGTGTTTACAATAATGATGAGAATAATGATAGCAAGAACGGCGACAAagacaataataacaacgaTGACAACAATGACGAcgataacaacaacaacaacaacaacaacaacaacaacaacaacaacaacaacaatgaaaaCAACGACGATGACTCTGATGACTCTGATGACtctgatgataatgataatgatgagaACGATAACAATGTTGAGTTTGACAATGTCAAGGGCATTCTCAACGACAACGGAAGCAGACAGAATAGTACCAAACACTATAACAGTATCAGTAACGACAAGATTAATGATAATAAGCGAATAAGCACAGAATTTAGCGATGCCAAGATGAGCTCAAGAAtgagaaggaaaaatagTGTATTGGTGAGTGGGGTTTCTCCTGCACCATTGGTACCGATTGCAAATCTCATGAGTCCTTCAGTAGCATTAACAAATCCGGATAATCTTCCAAGTGATATTACGAGCGAGTTAGAGTTGATGCAAGGAGATCATGCATTTATCGGATTAAAATAG
- the SAM4 gene encoding AdoMet-homocysteine methyltransferase: protein MSQNIFNKKVVLDGALGTALEDLIDPSAPYLPSKSPLWSGQVLLDAPELIQKVHEMYIGAGSEVIFTSTYQLSYDSLRKHTTLSDEQILEVWQRSIDLVRAAALSIDETARYTKEKESRGEPGKVHIAGSIGPYAAYLANGSEYTGDYGNVTDEQLEAFHTPMLEFFTENEAVDLIAFETIPNFQELKAVTKLVKRLNCKKPVLFSITCQNLDNLTDGTPLSEVKKYLDFCLPKEQKILGINCVEYTLVQGIMSHFAGFKFYVYPNLGFEYDSEKHQFVIKEGRSEDDWRLFVENLASKEAVIGIGGCCNTGVKEIEQISQVMYKE from the coding sequence ATGTCTCAAAATATATTCAACAAGAAAGTGGTTTTGGACGGTGCTTTGGGTACAGCACTTGAAGACCTCATCGACCCAAGTGCACCTTATCTTCCAAGCAAAAGTCCATTATGGTCTGGACAAGTATTATTAGATGCACCTGAATTGATTCAGAAAGTACATGAAATGTACATTGGTGCTGGCTCAGAAGTGATATTTACCTCAACGTACCAGCTTTCTTACGATAGTTTAAGAAAACACACAACATTGAGCGACGAACAAATTTTGGAAGTGTGGCAGCGGTCAATTGATCTTGTAAGAGCGGCAGCACTATCAATAGATGAAACAGCAAGatatacaaaagaaaaagaatctAGAGGTGAACCTGGAAAAGTTCATATTGCTGGGTCCATAGGACCATATGCTGCATATTTGGCCAACGGTTCGGAGTATACAGGAGACTATGGTAACGTCACCGATGAGCAATTAGAAGCTTTCCATACCCCCATGTTGGAATTTTTCACAGAAAATGAAGCAGTCGATTTAATTGCTTTTGAAACTATTCCTAATTTTCAAGAGTTGAAGGCTGTTACTAAATTGGTGAAAAGACTAAACTGTAAGAAACCCGTGCTATTTTCCATAACATGTCAAAACTTGGATAATTTAACAGATGGAACTCCGTTACTGGAAGTCAAAAAGTACCTCGACTTTTGTCTtccaaaagaacaaaaaatctTGGGAATTAACTGTGTAGAGTACACATTGGTTCAAGGTATTATGTCGCATTTTGCAGGTTTCAAGTTTTATGTTTACCCCAACTTGGGTTTTGAGTACGACCTGGAAAAGCACCAGTTTGTAATAAAGGAAGGTAGATCGGAAGATGACTGGAGACTATTCGTTGAGAATTTAGCTTCGAAAGAAGCTGTCATCGGAATAGGTGGTTGCTGCAACACCGGGGTGAAAGAAATCGAACAAATCAGCCAAGTTATGTATAAAGAATAG